One window of the Candidatus Falkowbacteria bacterium genome contains the following:
- a CDS encoding DUF1428 domain-containing protein yields the protein MAKYVDGYVLPIQKKNLPAYLKMAKKGAKIWKKYGALEYFECAGDDLNPKWPGVKFPRLIGAKPSETVIFSFVVFKSRADRDRINAKVMKDPDMSDPTYMGELMPFDEKRMVYGGFKTIVEG from the coding sequence ATGGCAAAGTATGTAGATGGATATGTCCTTCCGATTCAAAAGAAGAATCTCCCTGCTTATCTAAAAATGGCCAAAAAGGGGGCCAAGATTTGGAAGAAATACGGCGCTTTAGAATATTTCGAGTGCGCCGGCGATGACCTTAACCCGAAGTGGCCCGGAGTCAAATTTCCGCGCCTGATTGGCGCCAAACCGAGCGAGACGGTGATATTCTCGTTCGTGGTCTTCAAGTCACGGGCCGATCGTGATCGCATCAATGCGAAGGTGATGAAGGACCCGGACATGAGCGACCCGACTTATATGGGCGAGCTGATGCCGTTCGATGAGAAGCGCATGGTTTACGGCGGATTCAAAACCATAGTCGAGGGTTAG
- a CDS encoding VOC family protein, which translates to MKTQKITTHLWYDKEAKEAAEFYVSIFKDSKINNVTTIHDTPSGDADIVDIELAGQVFNLISAGPYFKFTPAVSLLVACDTKEEVDALWGKLYEGGSALMELGKYPFSDWYGWLQDKYGLSWQIMLMGEMKAARKITPTMMFVGDVAGKAEEAINFYASIFSDSKIGGIMRYGKGEEPDKEGTIKHASFELAGLDFAAMDSAWKHEFNFSEAISFVVHCETQEEIDHYWNKLSAVPEAEQCGWLKDKYGFSWQIVPTAMEEMMKSGDGEKMARVTQAFLKMKKFDIAKLQEAYEGK; encoded by the coding sequence ATGAAAACACAAAAAATAACCACGCACCTGTGGTACGACAAAGAGGCCAAGGAGGCGGCTGAGTTTTACGTCTCGATTTTCAAGGACTCGAAAATCAATAACGTAACGACGATACATGATACGCCTTCTGGCGATGCCGATATCGTCGATATTGAGCTTGCTGGCCAGGTATTCAACCTGATTAGTGCCGGTCCGTATTTCAAATTCACGCCGGCGGTCTCATTGCTGGTCGCCTGCGATACGAAAGAGGAGGTCGACGCTTTGTGGGGCAAGCTTTATGAAGGCGGTTCGGCTTTGATGGAGTTAGGCAAGTACCCGTTCAGCGACTGGTATGGCTGGCTGCAGGACAAATACGGACTCTCGTGGCAGATCATGCTCATGGGCGAGATGAAGGCCGCGAGAAAGATAACTCCGACCATGATGTTCGTCGGTGACGTAGCTGGCAAGGCGGAGGAGGCGATAAATTTCTACGCTTCAATTTTCAGCGATTCGAAGATCGGGGGGATCATGCGCTATGGAAAGGGCGAGGAACCGGACAAGGAAGGGACGATAAAACATGCGTCTTTCGAACTTGCGGGCCTGGACTTCGCCGCGATGGACAGCGCCTGGAAGCATGAGTTCAATTTTAGCGAAGCGATTTCATTCGTCGTCCACTGCGAGACGCAAGAGGAGATAGATCATTATTGGAACAAGCTCTCGGCGGTTCCGGAGGCGGAGCAATGCGGTTGGCTCAAGGATAAGTATGGCTTCTCGTGGCAGATCGTGCCAACAGCCATGGAGGAGATGATGAAAAGCGGTGACGGGGAAAAGATGGCGCGCGTGACCCAAGCCTTTCTTAAGATGAAGAAGTTCGACATCGCTAAATTGCAAGAAGCATATGAAGGCAAATAA